A window from Musa acuminata AAA Group cultivar baxijiao chromosome BXJ3-10, Cavendish_Baxijiao_AAA, whole genome shotgun sequence encodes these proteins:
- the LOC135650934 gene encoding CBS domain-containing protein CBSCBSPB5-like isoform X2 — translation MDGHGGGGSSRRSASGGKKAPDNGSGGVVGRTSITRSPILIGDRNLRGIRVSKSLTLAENSTVHEACRRMAVQRVDAVLLTDSNALLCGILTDKDITTRVVARELKLQETQVSKVMTRNPFFVLSDTLAVEALQKMVQGKFRHLPIVENGEVIGLLDIAKCLYDAIARMEREAEKGKAIAAAVQRMEKHWGSSFSGPATFIETLQEWIFRPRLSTIIQENSNSRDILMRVIAKNVSPELTPVKKVMTPNPECGTIDTPIADALHTMHDRKFLHLPVVDRDGDVVAVVDVIHIAHAAIAAVGSRTGGGIETASSMMQNFLDSALSLQPLYHDDDCQSEGSTQVTADTERSSAFYPPSDLSASFGFKLEDKQQRMHRFNCETHSLADLITCILQSVGDDIDRNHLPQILYEDEDHDKVILASDSDLVAAVDHARQSGWKSLRLHLDFSGLGHKKKGHGSGDLECADTDAWATAYRSVAAGAALIAGIGVMAYLKRSA, via the exons ATGGACGGCCATGGCGGCGGCGGGTCGTCGCGAAGGAGTGCATCCGGGGGGAAGAAGGCACCGGATAACGGCAGCGGTGGTGTCGTCGGGCGGACTTCTATAACTCGCTCCCC GATTCTGATTGGAGACAGAAATTTAAGGGGAATACGAGTGTCAAAGTCCTTAACACTAGCTGAAAATTCTACCGTGCATGAAGCCTGCCGTAGGATGGCTGTACAAAGGGTTGATGCTGTATTGTTAACAGATTCAAATGCATTGCTTTGTGGAATCCTAACAGACAAG GATATAACCACAAGAGTTGTTGCCCGAGAACTAAAGCTTCAAGAAACTCAAGTTTCAAAAGTGATGACTCGAAATCCATTTTTTGTGCTTTCGGACACATTGGCGGTTGAAGCTTTGCAGAAAATGGTGCAAG GAAAGTTTAGACATTTGCCCATTGTTGAAAATGGTGAAGTCATTGGCTTACTTGACATAGCAAAATGTCTATATGATGCAATAGCACGCATGGAAAGGGAAGCTGAAAAGGGAAAGGCCATTGCAGCTGCTGTTCAAAGGATGGAAAAGCATTGGGGCTCATCTTTTTCTG GTCCTGCGACATTTATTGAAACTCTTCAAGAGTGGATTTTTAGGCCACGTTTATCAACCATCATTCAAGAGAACTCGAA TTCAAGAGACATTTTAATGCGAGTAATTGCCAAGAATGTTTCTCCAGAATTGACTCCTGTGAAAAAG GTCATGACTCCAAATCCTGAGTGTGGGACAATTGATACACCAATTGCTGATGCTCTCCATACAATGCACGACAGGAAATTTTTGCATCTACCTGTTGTAGATAGAG ATGGGGACGTTGTTGCAGTTGTTGATGTTATTCATATTGCTCATGCTGCAATAGCTGCT GTGGGAAGCAGGACAGGTGGTGGAATTGAAACAGCAAGTTCCATGATGCAGAACTTTTTGGATTCTGCATTGTCCCTACAACCTTTGTATCATGATGATGATTGTCAAAG TGAAGGATCTACACAAGTTACCGCAGATACAGAAAGATCATCAGCCTTTTATCCACCTTCAGACTTATCAGCTAGTTTTGGCTTTAAGCTCGAGGATAAACAGCAGAGAATGCATAGATTTAATTGTG AAACACACAGCTTGGCCGATCTTATAACTTGTATACTCCAGAGCGTGGGTGATGATATCGATAGAAATCATCTTCCACAGATATTG TACGAAGACGAGGACCATGACAAGGTTATCCTTGCATCAGACAGTGACCTTGTAGCGGCAGTGGACCATGCTAGACAATCTGGTTGGAAG AGTTTAAGGTTGCATTTGGATTTCTCGGGTTTGGGTCACAAGAAGAAGGGTCATGGATCAGGAGATCTTGAGTGTGCAGATACGGATGCATGGGCCACTGCATACAGGTCTGTTGCAGCAGGTGCAGCGCTAATTGCTGGTATCGGAGTAATGGCTTACTTGAAAAGATCAGCATAA
- the LOC104000107 gene encoding J protein JJJ2-like, whose translation MECNKDEAVRAKEIAERKFSERDLEGARKFAMKAQNLFPALEGIGQMIATLDVHVASEEKVYGEKDWYAILSVSASADEDTVKKQYRKLALQLHPDKNKSVGAEGAFQLISEAWSVLSDKSRRTLYDQKRCIKVFSQKTSRPNKNNNFSSNVNGFHKSANSAASKVHSVKNSTNVTPAVAHSSPEPPIPETFWTSCNKCKMQYEYLRVYLNHNLLCPNCHEPFLAKETKSSANGFSSSGPWSASQQCQPSSNRNSTRKNAPGLGRSNSTLPGMGSSGIQNGANLGSLNNQNFQWGPFSRTAGVASATASSAAAAQAANVVHQTYEKVRKEREEAQAAARREEALHRKNSNLKRNASACGIINVGSNDTLPAKRARGVGKDAASDSAAASAEQFGAFETNRTSGVNGDFCKFRTGVRHNNLGREFSHIDIRSMLIEMTKLAIHKKLEDWKSAATEKIDAKENVKKKQKLSETDTEEVNNVVHRNATNQDRVVESMSDTEQFATEKNSSNVQSSDSDNECNEPVSIVVPDPDFHDFDIDRSERSFESDQIWATYDDEDGMPRYYALVQQVISLKPFKVRMSFLTSRSNSEFGPLNWVASGFPKTCGDFRIGRYEVNDTINIFSHKVRWEKGPRGVIKIVPRKGETWALYRNWSPEWNEHTADDIIYKYDMVEVLEDYSEEQGVSVIPLVKVSGFRTIFCRHLDPMKLKRIPKEEMFRFSHQVPSYLLTGEEAENAPKGFFELDPAATPLELLQINENKSEVAAEAVEQAVK comes from the coding sequence ATGGAGTGCAATAAGGATGAGGCCGTTAGAGCAAAAGAGATTGCTGAGAGGAAGTTCTCGGAAAGGGATCTAGAGGGTGCCAGGAAATTTGCTATGAAGGCCCAAAATCTCTTTCCAGCGCTTGAAGGCATTGGCCAGATGATAGCAACTCTAGATGTTCATGTTGCCTCGGAAGAAAAAGTTTACGGTGAAAAGGATTGGTATGCGATTCTCAGTGTCAGTGCTTCAGCAGATGAAGATACAGTGAAGAAACAGTACAGGAAGTTGGCTCTCCAGCTTCATCCTGACAAGAACAAATCTGTTGGTGCTGAAGGTGCTTTTCAGCTCATTTCTGAGGCATGGAGTGTCCTATCTGATAAGTCTAGGAGAACACTCTATGACCAGAAGAGATGTATTAAAGTGTTCTCACAAAAGACTTCCCGACCAAACAAAAATAACAATTTTTCTAGTAATGTTAATGGGTTTCACAAATCTGCCAACAGTGCTGCATCAAAGGTGCATTCTGTGAAGAATAGCACTAATGTGACTCCAGCGGTTGCGCACTCTTCACCTGAGCCACCAATACCTGAAACATTTTGGACATCTTGTAATAAGTGCAAAATGCAATATGAGTATCTCAGGGTGTATCTTAATCATAATCTTCTTTGTCCAAATTGTCATGAGCCTTTCCTAGCTAAAGAGACAAAGAGTTCTGCCAATGGATTTAGTTCTTCGGGCCCTTGGTCTGCATCTCAGCAGTGTCAACCGAGCTCTAACCGCAACTCAACAAGGAAAAATGCCCCTGGACTGGGGAGAAGTAACTCGACTCTTCCAGGCATGGGATCTTCGGGGATCCAGAATGGAGCAAATCTGGGTTCTTTGAATAACCAAAACTTCCAGTGGGGGCCTTTTTCTAGAACTGCAGGAGTTGCAAGTGCCACTGCCTCATCAGCTGCTGCTGCCCAAGCTGCAAATGTTGTCCATCAGACCTATGAGAAAGTGAGAAAAGAGCGTGAAGAGGCACAAGCAGCAGCTAGAAGGGAAGAGGCTCTTCACAGGAAAAATAGTAACCTAAAGAGGAATGCTAGTGCATGTGGAATTATTAATGTAGGGTCAAATGACACATTACCTGCAAAGAGAGCACGAGGCGTTGGCAAAGACGCTGCGAGTGATAGTGCAGCAGCTTCGGCAGAACAATTTGGTGCGTTTGAAACAAATAGGACAAGCGGGGTTAATGGAGACTTCTGCAAGTTCAGAACGGGTGTGAGACATAACAACTTAGGTAGGGAGTTTTCCCATATAGATATTCGAAGTATGTTGATTGAGATGACTAAGTTAGCAATACATAAGAAGCTAGAAGATTGGAAATCTGCTGCCACTGAAAAAATAGATGCAAAAGAAAAtgtgaaaaagaaacaaaaactgaGTGAAACTGACACTGAAGAGGTAAACAATGTTGTTCATCGCAATGCCACTAATCAAGACAGAGTGGTTGAGTCTATGAGTGATACTGAACAGTTTGCCACTGAGAAGAACTCAtctaatgtccaatcttctgattcaGATAATGAGTGTAATGAACCAGTGTCAATAGTTGTTCCTGATCCAGattttcatgattttgatattgACCGTTCAGAgcgatcttttgaaagtgatCAAATTTGGGCAACTTATGATGATGAGGATGGTATGCCTCGGTATTATGCTCTGGTTCAGCAAGTTATTTCTTTGAAACCTTTTAAAGTGCGCATGAGTTTTCTCACTTCAAGGTCAAATAGTGAGTTTGGGCCTTTGAATTGGGTTGCATCTGGTTTTCCTAAAACCTGTGGTGATTTCAGGATAGGACGATATGAGGTGAATGATACAATTAATATTTTCTCTCACAAGGTCAGGTGGGAAAAGGGCCCCCGTGGTGTCATCAAAATTGTTCCGAGAAAAGGTGAAACATGGGCTCTTTATAGAAACTGGTCTCCAGAGTGGAATGAACATACTGCTGATGATATTATTTATAAGTATGATATGGTAGAAGTACTTGAAGACTATAGTGAGGAACAGGGTGTGTCTGTAATCCCTTTAGTGAAAGTGTCTGGATTTAGAACAATATTCTGTCGTCACCTGGATCCTATGAAATTAAAGAGAATACCAAAAGAAGAGATGTTTCGGTTTTCACATCAAGTGCCTTCGTATTTACTGACTGGTGAAGAAGCTGAAAATGCTCCTAAGGGTTTCTTTGAGCTGGATCCGGCAGCAACTCCTTTAGAGCTTCTTCAGATAAATGAAAACAAATCAGAAGTGGCTGCGGAGGCTGTTGAACAGGCAGTCAAATAG
- the LOC135650934 gene encoding CBS domain-containing protein CBSCBSPB5-like isoform X1: MDGHGGGGSSRRSASGGKKAPDNGSGGVVGRTSITRSPILIGDRNLRGIRVSKSLTLAENSTVHEACRRMAVQRVDAVLLTDSNALLCGILTDKDITTRVVARELKLQETQVSKVMTRNPFFVLSDTLAVEALQKMVQGKFRHLPIVENGEVIGLLDIAKCLYDAIARMEREAEKGKAIAAAVQRMEKHWGSSFSGPATFIETLQEWIFRPRLSTIIQENSKFVTVSPTDSVLTATKKMLELKISSAVVTIENKLQGILTSRDILMRVIAKNVSPELTPVKKVMTPNPECGTIDTPIADALHTMHDRKFLHLPVVDRDGDVVAVVDVIHIAHAAIAAVGSRTGGGIETASSMMQNFLDSALSLQPLYHDDDCQSEGSTQVTADTERSSAFYPPSDLSASFGFKLEDKQQRMHRFNCETHSLADLITCILQSVGDDIDRNHLPQILYEDEDHDKVILASDSDLVAAVDHARQSGWKSLRLHLDFSGLGHKKKGHGSGDLECADTDAWATAYRSVAAGAALIAGIGVMAYLKRSA; encoded by the exons ATGGACGGCCATGGCGGCGGCGGGTCGTCGCGAAGGAGTGCATCCGGGGGGAAGAAGGCACCGGATAACGGCAGCGGTGGTGTCGTCGGGCGGACTTCTATAACTCGCTCCCC GATTCTGATTGGAGACAGAAATTTAAGGGGAATACGAGTGTCAAAGTCCTTAACACTAGCTGAAAATTCTACCGTGCATGAAGCCTGCCGTAGGATGGCTGTACAAAGGGTTGATGCTGTATTGTTAACAGATTCAAATGCATTGCTTTGTGGAATCCTAACAGACAAG GATATAACCACAAGAGTTGTTGCCCGAGAACTAAAGCTTCAAGAAACTCAAGTTTCAAAAGTGATGACTCGAAATCCATTTTTTGTGCTTTCGGACACATTGGCGGTTGAAGCTTTGCAGAAAATGGTGCAAG GAAAGTTTAGACATTTGCCCATTGTTGAAAATGGTGAAGTCATTGGCTTACTTGACATAGCAAAATGTCTATATGATGCAATAGCACGCATGGAAAGGGAAGCTGAAAAGGGAAAGGCCATTGCAGCTGCTGTTCAAAGGATGGAAAAGCATTGGGGCTCATCTTTTTCTG GTCCTGCGACATTTATTGAAACTCTTCAAGAGTGGATTTTTAGGCCACGTTTATCAACCATCATTCAAGAGAACTCGAA GTTTGTTACGGTCTCACCAACTGATTCAGTGTTAACTGCAACAAAGAAAATGCTTGAGCTGAAAATAAGTTCAGCAGTCGTAACAATTGAAAATAAACTTCAGGGGATTTTGAC TTCAAGAGACATTTTAATGCGAGTAATTGCCAAGAATGTTTCTCCAGAATTGACTCCTGTGAAAAAG GTCATGACTCCAAATCCTGAGTGTGGGACAATTGATACACCAATTGCTGATGCTCTCCATACAATGCACGACAGGAAATTTTTGCATCTACCTGTTGTAGATAGAG ATGGGGACGTTGTTGCAGTTGTTGATGTTATTCATATTGCTCATGCTGCAATAGCTGCT GTGGGAAGCAGGACAGGTGGTGGAATTGAAACAGCAAGTTCCATGATGCAGAACTTTTTGGATTCTGCATTGTCCCTACAACCTTTGTATCATGATGATGATTGTCAAAG TGAAGGATCTACACAAGTTACCGCAGATACAGAAAGATCATCAGCCTTTTATCCACCTTCAGACTTATCAGCTAGTTTTGGCTTTAAGCTCGAGGATAAACAGCAGAGAATGCATAGATTTAATTGTG AAACACACAGCTTGGCCGATCTTATAACTTGTATACTCCAGAGCGTGGGTGATGATATCGATAGAAATCATCTTCCACAGATATTG TACGAAGACGAGGACCATGACAAGGTTATCCTTGCATCAGACAGTGACCTTGTAGCGGCAGTGGACCATGCTAGACAATCTGGTTGGAAG AGTTTAAGGTTGCATTTGGATTTCTCGGGTTTGGGTCACAAGAAGAAGGGTCATGGATCAGGAGATCTTGAGTGTGCAGATACGGATGCATGGGCCACTGCATACAGGTCTGTTGCAGCAGGTGCAGCGCTAATTGCTGGTATCGGAGTAATGGCTTACTTGAAAAGATCAGCATAA